The Saccharopolyspora gloriosae genome window below encodes:
- a CDS encoding helix-turn-helix domain-containing protein has translation MAKVEPGGSPPHLGFGSVLRRRRARAGLTQEELARRTGISTRAIGDMERGRVTRPQTRTLRALAAALATDEAELRNPLPGNGNDPDRAETGWWGGLLCEPPPEIADLAGREQETATLLAVLDDQRSARSAPVVAVTGAPGVGKSTFLVHSGHRLAGRFPDGCFFLSMRRDGRRSPGHALGTVLRALGVAADRLPAGADARSSLYRSLLRDRKVLLLLDDVVDEAQVRPLLPSNPDCLVLLAGTRGLAGLESVFRIPLDVLTPAHSVRLLAGIVGTERIRREPSASLALADLCGHLPLALRIAGNRLAGRPRWRVADLLRLLGDGRRRLTALTAGDLAVRTAFEASYRECGELARALFRRLALAEEPDITVRRAAVLAEVDVDSAERGLEELVDVGLLESAAGTGRYVLRELLRLYAEERLGAEEPGGEPACTARPRSLPALRTPRPPQPVQCPATEPPVLNTLDTDESVFSE, from the coding sequence ATGGCGAAGGTCGAACCCGGCGGTTCACCTCCGCACCTCGGCTTCGGCTCCGTGCTCCGGCGCCGCAGGGCGAGAGCCGGGCTGACCCAGGAGGAACTCGCCCGGCGCACCGGCATCAGCACTCGCGCCATCGGCGACATGGAACGCGGCCGGGTGACCCGTCCGCAGACCCGCACGTTGCGCGCGCTCGCCGCCGCGCTCGCCACCGACGAGGCGGAACTGCGGAACCCGTTGCCGGGCAACGGGAACGACCCCGACCGAGCGGAGACCGGGTGGTGGGGCGGGCTGCTGTGCGAACCGCCGCCGGAGATCGCCGACCTCGCCGGTCGGGAGCAGGAGACCGCCACGCTGCTGGCGGTGCTCGACGACCAGCGCAGCGCGCGCAGCGCCCCCGTCGTCGCCGTGACCGGCGCCCCAGGAGTGGGAAAGTCGACCTTCCTGGTGCACTCCGGGCACCGGCTCGCCGGACGCTTCCCCGACGGCTGCTTCTTCCTGTCGATGCGCCGCGACGGGCGGCGGTCACCGGGGCACGCGCTGGGCACCGTGCTGCGCGCGCTGGGCGTCGCCGCCGATCGGCTCCCGGCCGGCGCGGACGCGCGGTCCAGCCTGTACCGGTCGTTGCTGCGCGACCGGAAGGTGCTGCTGCTGCTCGACGACGTCGTCGACGAGGCCCAAGTGCGCCCGCTGCTGCCCAGCAATCCCGACTGCCTGGTGCTGCTCGCGGGCACCCGCGGGCTGGCCGGACTGGAGTCCGTCTTCCGGATTCCGCTGGACGTCCTCACCCCGGCGCACTCGGTTCGGCTGCTGGCCGGGATCGTCGGCACCGAGCGAATCCGCCGCGAACCGTCGGCGAGCCTGGCGCTCGCCGACCTCTGCGGACATCTGCCGCTGGCACTGCGCATCGCGGGCAACCGGCTCGCCGGGCGACCCCGCTGGCGAGTCGCGGACCTGCTTCGGCTGCTGGGGGACGGGAGGCGCCGGCTCACCGCGCTCACCGCGGGCGACCTCGCGGTGCGGACCGCGTTCGAGGCGTCCTACCGGGAGTGCGGGGAGCTCGCCCGAGCCCTGTTCCGGCGGCTGGCGCTGGCCGAGGAACCGGACATCACGGTGCGCCGGGCGGCGGTGCTGGCCGAGGTCGACGTGGACTCCGCCGAACGTGGCCTGGAGGAACTGGTGGACGTCGGGCTGCTGGAGAGCGCGGCGGGCACCGGTCGCTACGTGCTGCGCGAACTGCTGCGGTTGTACGCCGAGGAACGGCTCGGCGCGGAGGAACCCGGCGGGGAACCCGCGTGCACCGCCCGCCCCCGCTCGCTCCCCGCGCTCCGCACGCCGCGCCCGCCGCAGCCCGTCCAATGCCCGGCCACCGAACCCCCGGTACTGAACACCCTCGACACCGACGAAAGCGTCTTCTCGGAATAG
- a CDS encoding diacylglycerol/lipid kinase family protein: protein MRTVVLINPSSGRGRAAAIAAKVVRRFRVVSAVRVVVAEDAAEFAAAARTAVADDVDVLAVLGGDGAAHAAVQACAGARTALAVIPVGTGNDLARALGLPADPMDAARAATDAVQSGHRRALDLGRVVGGQRFATVLCAGFDAQVNGRVNRSRLPIGRARYDVAVLRELADLRAMPLRVEADNVVLDVAATCVAVGNTPYYGGGVPICPDADPTDGMFDVTVVGEISRADMLRVLPTMRSGKHVDHPAVRTLRARSVRLGGGNGWTAFADGEPQVRLPVSLRCQPGALQVLAPATANRDGEAA, encoded by the coding sequence ATGCGCACCGTGGTGTTGATCAATCCCAGTTCCGGCCGAGGCCGCGCGGCGGCCATCGCTGCGAAGGTCGTGCGGCGGTTCCGCGTGGTCTCGGCGGTCCGCGTCGTGGTCGCCGAGGACGCCGCCGAGTTCGCCGCCGCGGCCCGCACCGCGGTGGCCGACGACGTGGACGTGCTGGCCGTGCTCGGCGGCGACGGCGCGGCGCACGCCGCCGTGCAGGCGTGCGCGGGAGCGCGGACGGCCCTGGCGGTCATCCCCGTCGGCACCGGCAACGACCTGGCCCGCGCCCTCGGGCTGCCCGCCGACCCGATGGACGCCGCCCGCGCCGCCACCGACGCGGTGCAGAGCGGGCACCGGCGCGCCCTCGACCTCGGCCGCGTGGTCGGCGGGCAGCGGTTCGCCACGGTGCTCTGCGCCGGGTTCGACGCCCAGGTCAACGGCCGGGTCAACCGCTCCCGGCTGCCCATCGGGCGCGCCCGCTACGACGTGGCGGTGCTGCGGGAGCTCGCGGACCTGCGCGCCATGCCGCTGCGGGTCGAAGCCGACAACGTCGTGCTCGACGTCGCCGCGACCTGCGTCGCGGTCGGCAACACGCCGTACTACGGCGGTGGCGTGCCGATCTGCCCCGACGCCGACCCGACCGACGGGATGTTCGACGTCACCGTCGTCGGCGAGATCAGCCGGGCCGACATGCTGCGGGTGCTGCCGACGATGCGCAGCGGCAAGCACGTCGACCACCCCGCGGTGCGCACGCTGCGGGCCCGTTCGGTGCGGCTGGGCGGCGGCAACGGCTGGACCGCGTTCGCCGACGGCGAACCGCAGGTGCGCCTGCCGGTGAGCCTGCGCTGCCAGCCCGGCGCGCTGCAGGTGCTCGCCCCCGCCACGGCGAACCGCGACGGCGAAGCCGCCTGA
- a CDS encoding DEAD/DEAH box helicase has protein sequence MAEPAPSPADSYAAHRRRSAHPKFAEFASELSFELDAFQRTSCQALESGHGVLVCAPTGAGKTVVGEFAVHLALAEGRRCFYTTPIKALSNQKFADLCERYGEDAVGLLTGDTSINGDAQVVVMTTEVLRNMLYAGSRGIDQLGYVVMDEVHYLADRFRGAVWEEVILHLPQHVQLASLSATVSNAEEFGEWLVEVRGDTTVVVDEHRPVPLWQHMQVGSRMFDLFGGETSDRELKLNPHLLRHTQELARVHSPYGRGRGGPGGGRRKGPRPPRFFAPSRVEILDSLNSAGLLPAIVFIFSRAGCDAAVNQCMRAGLRLTSENDVDEIREVIEEHTSSLPEADLTVLGYWEWRDALERGVAAHHAGLLPAFKETVEELFVRGLVKAVFATETLALGINMPARTVVLERLVKFNGESHVDLTPGEYTQLTGRAGRRGIDVEGHAVVVWQPGMDPKQVAGLASTRTYPLRSSFRPGYNMAVNLVHRVGRDAARDLLEQSFAQFQADRSVVGMSRRVDRNADALEGYTESMTCHLGDFGEYFALRRRISEREKVLARQNRASKRAEAAKSLEKLRKGDVIQVPAGRRSGLAVVIDPGLEPMGEPRPLVVTEDRWSGRLSVADFTSPVEALGRMRLPKHVDTRSPKSRRDLASGLRETGISVKGGRGRNRSDSTDDAELASLRRALKAHPCHGCDEREKHARWAERHERLRSETEHLRRKVATTTHSLARAFDRIIALLSEREYVVVDDPEQPVTEHGRRLSRLYSESDLLAAECLRAGIWESLEPAELAAVVSALVYESRRETPVTPPVPSGRVAEVLGDTWQVWGELEEDERRHKLDRTREPDAGFAWPVYRWVRGESLERVLTAAESTGHELSAGDFVRWCRQVVDLLDQIRDVTGKSDPVGSAAAKAVTAIRRGVVAAGAM, from the coding sequence GTGGCCGAACCGGCTCCGTCGCCCGCCGACTCCTACGCCGCGCACCGCCGCCGCAGCGCCCACCCGAAGTTCGCCGAGTTCGCCTCCGAGCTGTCCTTCGAGCTCGACGCGTTCCAGCGCACCTCCTGCCAGGCGCTCGAATCCGGCCACGGCGTGCTGGTGTGCGCGCCGACCGGCGCGGGCAAGACCGTGGTCGGCGAGTTCGCGGTGCACCTCGCGCTCGCGGAGGGGCGCCGCTGCTTCTACACCACGCCGATCAAGGCGCTGTCCAACCAGAAGTTCGCCGACCTCTGCGAGCGCTACGGCGAGGACGCCGTCGGCCTGCTCACCGGCGACACCTCCATCAACGGGGACGCGCAGGTGGTCGTGATGACCACCGAGGTGCTGCGCAACATGCTCTACGCGGGTTCGCGCGGCATCGACCAGCTCGGCTACGTCGTGATGGACGAGGTGCACTACCTCGCCGACCGGTTCCGCGGCGCGGTGTGGGAGGAAGTGATCCTGCACCTGCCGCAGCACGTCCAGCTGGCCAGCCTGTCGGCGACCGTCAGCAACGCCGAGGAGTTCGGCGAATGGCTGGTGGAGGTGCGCGGTGACACCACCGTCGTCGTCGACGAGCACCGCCCGGTGCCGCTGTGGCAGCACATGCAGGTCGGCTCGCGGATGTTCGACCTGTTCGGCGGGGAGACCTCCGACCGCGAGCTCAAGCTCAACCCGCACCTGCTGCGCCACACCCAGGAACTCGCCCGGGTGCACTCCCCGTACGGCCGGGGCCGCGGCGGTCCCGGCGGGGGCAGGCGCAAGGGGCCTCGTCCGCCGCGGTTCTTCGCGCCGTCGCGGGTGGAGATCCTCGACAGCCTGAACTCGGCGGGGCTGCTGCCCGCGATCGTGTTCATCTTCAGCCGCGCCGGGTGCGACGCGGCGGTCAACCAGTGCATGCGCGCCGGATTGCGACTGACCAGCGAGAACGACGTGGACGAGATCCGCGAGGTGATCGAGGAGCACACCAGCTCGCTGCCCGAGGCGGACCTGACGGTGCTCGGCTACTGGGAGTGGCGCGACGCGCTGGAACGCGGCGTGGCCGCGCACCACGCCGGACTGCTGCCCGCGTTCAAGGAGACCGTGGAGGAGCTGTTCGTCCGCGGCCTGGTCAAGGCCGTGTTCGCCACCGAGACCTTGGCGCTGGGCATCAACATGCCCGCCCGCACCGTGGTGCTGGAGCGGCTGGTCAAGTTCAACGGCGAATCGCACGTCGACCTCACGCCCGGCGAGTACACCCAGCTCACCGGTCGCGCGGGCCGCCGGGGCATCGACGTCGAGGGCCACGCCGTGGTCGTGTGGCAGCCGGGCATGGACCCCAAGCAGGTCGCCGGGCTCGCCTCCACCCGCACCTATCCGCTGCGCTCCTCGTTCCGGCCCGGCTACAACATGGCCGTGAACCTGGTGCACCGGGTGGGCCGGGACGCGGCGCGGGACTTGCTGGAGCAGTCGTTCGCGCAGTTCCAGGCCGACCGGTCGGTGGTCGGCATGTCGCGGCGGGTGGATCGCAACGCCGACGCCCTCGAGGGCTACACCGAGTCGATGACCTGCCACCTGGGCGACTTCGGCGAGTACTTCGCGCTGCGCCGCCGCATCTCCGAGCGGGAGAAGGTGCTGGCCAGGCAGAACCGGGCGTCCAAGCGGGCGGAGGCGGCGAAGTCGCTGGAGAAGCTGCGCAAGGGCGACGTGATCCAGGTCCCGGCCGGGCGGCGATCCGGGCTGGCCGTGGTCATCGACCCCGGCCTGGAGCCGATGGGGGAGCCGCGCCCGCTGGTCGTCACCGAGGACCGCTGGTCCGGCCGGTTGTCGGTCGCCGACTTCACCTCGCCGGTGGAGGCGCTGGGGCGCATGCGGCTGCCCAAGCACGTCGACACCCGGTCGCCGAAGTCGCGCCGCGACCTGGCCTCCGGGCTGCGCGAGACGGGGATCTCGGTGAAGGGCGGGCGCGGCCGGAACCGGTCGGACTCCACCGACGACGCCGAGCTGGCGAGCCTGCGCCGCGCGTTGAAGGCGCACCCCTGCCACGGCTGCGACGAGCGCGAGAAGCACGCCCGCTGGGCGGAGCGCCACGAGCGGCTGCGGTCGGAGACCGAGCACCTGCGGCGCAAGGTCGCCACCACCACGCATTCGCTGGCGCGCGCGTTCGACCGGATCATCGCGCTGCTCTCGGAACGCGAGTACGTGGTGGTCGACGACCCGGAGCAGCCGGTGACCGAGCACGGCAGGCGGCTGTCCCGGCTCTACAGCGAGTCGGACCTGCTGGCTGCCGAGTGCCTGCGCGCGGGCATCTGGGAGTCGCTGGAACCGGCGGAGCTGGCGGCCGTGGTGTCCGCGCTGGTCTACGAGTCCCGCCGGGAGACCCCGGTGACGCCGCCGGTGCCCTCCGGCCGGGTCGCCGAGGTGCTGGGCGATACCTGGCAGGTGTGGGGTGAGCTGGAGGAGGACGAGCGCAGGCACAAGCTGGACCGCACCCGCGAGCCGGACGCCGGGTTCGCCTGGCCCGTCTACCGGTGGGTGCGCGGCGAGTCGCTGGAGCGCGTGCTCACCGCCGCGGAATCCACCGGGCACGAGCTCTCCGCCGGTGACTTCGTGCGCTGGTGCCGCCAGGTGGTGGACCTGTTGGACCAGATCCGGGACGTGACCGGAAAGTCCGACCCGGTGGGTTCGGCCGCGGCGAAGGCCGTCACCGCGATCCGCAGGGGAGTCGTCGCCGCGGGCGCCATGTGA
- a CDS encoding DUF4333 domain-containing protein — translation MRPPHPGGPGAAPPQSRPGPAESTHPSLPPITVGPPGRGSQPPPPPPRRKSKAPWVFGGAILVVVAGSLAVVGFVHPGVLVRDQLDANSVQHGVRQTLEGSYHLGTVESVTCPKGQLVVAGRSFDCQVTLQGGKKPVSVTVRDESGTYEVGYPR, via the coding sequence ATGCGGCCCCCGCACCCCGGTGGTCCCGGCGCGGCACCGCCGCAGTCGCGTCCCGGGCCGGCGGAGTCGACGCACCCGAGCCTGCCGCCGATCACCGTCGGCCCACCGGGCCGCGGCTCCCAGCCGCCGCCTCCGCCGCCGCGCCGGAAGTCGAAGGCGCCGTGGGTGTTCGGCGGCGCGATCCTGGTGGTGGTCGCCGGTTCGCTCGCCGTGGTGGGCTTCGTGCACCCCGGCGTGCTGGTGCGCGACCAGCTCGACGCGAACAGCGTGCAGCACGGCGTGCGCCAGACCTTGGAGGGCTCCTACCACCTGGGCACCGTCGAATCCGTGACCTGCCCCAAGGGGCAGCTGGTCGTCGCCGGACGCAGCTTCGACTGCCAGGTGACGCTGCAGGGCGGCAAGAAGCCCGTGTCGGTGACGGTCCGGGACGAGTCCGGCACCTACGAGGTCGGCTACCCGAGGTAG
- a CDS encoding GNAT family N-acetyltransferase, which produces MRGVSEVDVRPLAESEYRQANDLFLASLHVPERSSEERWRRSVTRYEPGRVFGAYLGEELSGTAMSLSSSLEVPGGAVLPAAAVTGVGVRADRTRRGLLRELMGAQLADTRRRGEPVAMLHASETRIYPRFGYGLATRAHRVSVSRLLGGLRDDAPAGGQVRLVDGPSAEKLLPELYARISTGRPGLIGRSEGWWSTRLFGTVENGGAQRIAVHSDESGTDDGFALFEPAKTDHHFGDGAVALHVGELHAADAVATASLWRFLLNLDLVTTVSAIDRPLDEALPWWLADRRGYAVDRLDDDLWVRLVDVPTALAARSYGAAEPVVIEVRDPVLPENAGTYRIGPDGTEPVDDRPQLTLDVDVLGSLYLGDVAVTTLADANRVEVHDPAAPPEADRLFATPRPPWCGTGF; this is translated from the coding sequence ATGCGAGGTGTGAGCGAAGTCGACGTGCGGCCGTTGGCCGAATCCGAGTACCGCCAGGCGAACGACCTGTTCCTCGCGTCGTTGCACGTGCCGGAACGCAGCAGCGAGGAGCGCTGGCGCCGGTCGGTGACCCGGTACGAACCGGGGCGGGTGTTCGGCGCGTACCTCGGCGAGGAGCTCAGCGGCACCGCGATGTCGCTGTCGTCCTCCCTGGAGGTGCCCGGCGGTGCGGTGCTGCCCGCGGCGGCCGTGACCGGTGTCGGGGTGCGTGCCGACCGCACCCGGCGCGGGCTGCTGCGGGAGCTGATGGGCGCGCAGCTCGCGGACACGCGGCGCCGCGGGGAGCCGGTGGCGATGCTGCACGCTTCCGAGACCCGCATCTACCCGCGCTTCGGCTACGGCCTCGCCACCCGCGCGCACCGCGTGTCGGTGTCCCGGCTGCTCGGCGGGTTGCGGGACGACGCGCCCGCCGGTGGGCAGGTGCGGCTGGTGGACGGGCCGTCGGCGGAGAAGCTGCTCCCGGAGCTGTACGCGCGGATCAGCACCGGCAGGCCCGGTCTCATCGGCCGTAGCGAGGGCTGGTGGAGCACCCGGTTGTTCGGCACCGTCGAGAACGGCGGCGCGCAGCGGATCGCCGTGCACTCCGACGAGTCCGGCACCGACGACGGGTTCGCGCTGTTCGAGCCGGCGAAGACCGATCACCACTTCGGCGACGGCGCGGTCGCGCTGCACGTCGGTGAGCTGCACGCGGCGGACGCGGTCGCCACCGCGTCGCTGTGGCGCTTCTTGCTGAACCTGGACCTGGTCACGACGGTCAGCGCGATCGACCGGCCGCTCGACGAGGCGCTGCCGTGGTGGCTCGCCGACCGGCGCGGCTACGCCGTGGACCGGCTCGACGACGACCTGTGGGTGCGGCTGGTCGACGTGCCCACCGCGCTGGCCGCGCGTTCCTACGGCGCCGCGGAACCCGTGGTGATCGAGGTGCGGGACCCGGTGCTGCCGGAGAACGCGGGCACCTACCGGATCGGCCCGGACGGCACCGAACCAGTGGACGACCGGCCGCAGCTGACGCTCGACGTGGACGTCCTGGGCTCGCTGTACCTGGGAGACGTCGCGGTGACCACCCTCGCCGACGCGAACCGCGTCGAGGTGCACGACCCGGCGGCCCCGCCCGAAGCCGACCGCCTGTTCGCCACCCCCCGCCCACCCTGGTGCGGCACGGGCTTCTAA
- a CDS encoding 5'-3' exonuclease, giving the protein MLIDSAGLWFRSYYALPDSLTAPDGTPVNSVRGFCDMLAKLVGERRPTRLVACLDNDWRPQFRVDALPSYKAHRVAEEDPDAEEVPDTLSPQIPIILDVLDALGVATAEAEGYEADDVIGVLADRERADPVEVVTGDRDLFQLVRTGPTPVRVRYVGAGLAKAQDFGPAELAERYALDAARAGDAYAEMAILRGDPSDGLPGVAGIGEKTAAKLITEFGSLDALLAAAGQGDRRLTPRVRGKLAEAADYLAAAPAVVRVVRDAPVVVDRPDTTPTKPADPERLAELGAQWGLGGPLDRLVASL; this is encoded by the coding sequence ATGCTGATCGACTCCGCCGGGTTGTGGTTCCGCTCGTACTACGCGCTGCCCGACTCGTTGACGGCCCCGGACGGGACACCGGTGAACTCGGTGCGCGGATTCTGCGACATGCTGGCGAAGCTCGTCGGCGAACGGCGGCCGACGCGCCTGGTGGCGTGCTTGGACAACGACTGGCGCCCGCAGTTCCGGGTCGACGCGCTGCCCTCCTACAAGGCGCACCGCGTCGCCGAGGAGGACCCCGACGCCGAAGAGGTGCCGGACACGCTGAGCCCGCAGATCCCGATCATCCTCGACGTGCTGGACGCGCTGGGCGTGGCCACCGCCGAAGCCGAGGGCTACGAAGCCGACGACGTCATCGGCGTGCTCGCCGACCGGGAACGAGCCGACCCCGTCGAAGTGGTCACCGGCGACCGCGACCTGTTCCAACTGGTGCGCACCGGACCGACGCCGGTGCGGGTCCGCTACGTCGGCGCCGGACTGGCGAAAGCGCAGGACTTCGGCCCGGCCGAACTCGCGGAGCGCTACGCGCTCGACGCGGCCCGCGCGGGCGACGCCTACGCCGAGATGGCGATCCTGCGCGGCGACCCCTCCGACGGACTGCCCGGCGTCGCGGGCATCGGGGAGAAGACCGCCGCGAAGCTGATCACCGAATTCGGCTCGCTGGACGCGCTGCTGGCCGCGGCCGGGCAAGGCGACCGGCGGCTCACGCCCCGCGTGCGCGGAAAGCTCGCCGAAGCCGCCGACTACCTGGCCGCCGCGCCCGCGGTGGTCCGAGTCGTGCGCGACGCACCCGTCGTGGTGGACCGGCCCGACACGACCCCGACCAAGCCCGCCGACCCCGAACGCCTCGCCGAACTCGGCGCACAATGGGGCCTCGGCGGCCCGCTCGACCGGTTGGTTGCGTCGCTCTGA
- a CDS encoding M24 family metallopeptidase → MATDSLKQDPAVFAARLSRAAATAATADLDALLITPGSDLRYLLGARGESFERLSTLVLPATGNGAAPVLVLPKLEAPGYADVPADELGIEIVTWVDGEDPHALVADLLRRGGAPSRLGVADVMPALHTLPLGAATGAEQVLAGSVLRELRMRKDAAEIEALRTAGAAIDRVHARMAEFLRAGRTEAQVGADIAAAIVEEGHTEADFVIVGSAANGASPHHALSDRVIEAGDVVVVDIGGPIPSGYNSDCTRTYAVGEPSQPDVRETYAVLQAAQDAAVRAVRPGATAESIDAAAREPIAAAGFGEQFIHRTGHGIGLDVHEEPYIVGGSTLELEAGMAFSIEPGIYQSGRWGARIEDIVIVTDDGVLSVNSQPHDLVVLPA, encoded by the coding sequence ATGGCCACTGACTCGCTCAAGCAGGACCCCGCGGTGTTCGCCGCCCGACTGAGCCGCGCCGCGGCGACGGCGGCGACCGCGGACCTGGACGCCCTGCTGATCACCCCCGGTTCGGATCTGCGGTACCTGCTCGGTGCCCGCGGTGAGTCGTTCGAGCGGTTGAGCACCTTGGTGCTGCCCGCGACGGGCAACGGCGCCGCTCCGGTGCTGGTGCTGCCGAAGCTGGAAGCGCCCGGCTACGCCGACGTGCCCGCCGACGAGCTCGGCATCGAGATCGTGACCTGGGTCGACGGGGAGGATCCGCACGCGCTGGTCGCGGACCTGCTGCGCCGTGGTGGCGCGCCGTCGCGCCTGGGCGTCGCCGACGTGATGCCCGCGTTGCACACCTTGCCGCTGGGCGCGGCGACGGGTGCGGAGCAGGTGCTGGCCGGTTCGGTGCTGCGCGAGCTGCGGATGCGCAAGGACGCCGCCGAGATCGAGGCGTTGCGCACGGCGGGCGCGGCGATCGACCGGGTGCACGCGCGGATGGCCGAGTTCCTCCGGGCCGGGCGCACCGAGGCGCAGGTCGGCGCGGACATCGCCGCCGCCATCGTGGAGGAGGGCCACACCGAGGCCGATTTCGTCATCGTCGGTTCGGCCGCCAACGGCGCCAGCCCGCACCACGCGCTGTCGGACCGGGTGATCGAGGCCGGGGACGTGGTGGTCGTGGACATCGGCGGGCCGATCCCGTCGGGGTACAACTCCGACTGCACCCGCACCTACGCGGTGGGGGAGCCGTCGCAGCCCGATGTGCGGGAGACCTACGCGGTGCTGCAGGCGGCGCAGGACGCCGCGGTGCGCGCGGTGCGTCCCGGGGCGACGGCCGAGTCGATCGACGCCGCCGCGCGGGAGCCCATCGCGGCGGCCGGGTTCGGCGAGCAGTTCATCCACCGCACGGGGCACGGCATCGGCCTCGACGTGCACGAGGAGCCGTACATCGTCGGGGGCAGCACCTTGGAATTGGAGGCGGGCATGGCGTTCAGCATCGAGCCCGGCATCTACCAGTCCGGTCGCTGGGGTGCCCGCATCGAGGACATCGTGATCGTCACCGACGACGGTGTGCTCAGCGTGAACTCGCAGCCGCACGACCTGGTGGTGCTGCCGGCGTGA
- a CDS encoding Lrp/AsnC family transcriptional regulator: protein MNDRNSGELEATDRAILRELAHDGRCSFTDLAERVGLSVSAVHQRVRRLEQRGALQGYVAKVDGDQIGLPLTAFISLTPIDPAAPDDYPQRLEHLPEIESCYSVAGDESYILQVRVASPLGLEELLRQIREAAKVSTRTTVVLSTPYEHRPPQI, encoded by the coding sequence GTGAACGACCGGAATTCGGGCGAACTGGAAGCGACGGACCGCGCGATCCTGCGCGAGCTGGCGCACGACGGCCGGTGCAGCTTCACCGACTTGGCCGAGCGCGTGGGCCTGAGCGTGTCGGCGGTGCACCAGCGGGTTCGGCGGCTGGAGCAGCGCGGCGCGCTGCAGGGCTACGTGGCCAAAGTGGACGGTGATCAGATCGGGTTGCCGTTGACGGCGTTCATCTCGCTGACCCCGATCGACCCGGCGGCCCCGGACGACTACCCGCAGCGCTTGGAGCACCTGCCGGAGATCGAGTCGTGCTACTCGGTGGCCGGCGACGAGTCCTACATCCTGCAGGTGCGGGTCGCTTCGCCGCTGGGCTTGGAGGAGTTGCTGCGCCAGATCCGGGAGGCGGCGAAGGTCTCCACGCGGACCACGGTGGTGTTGTCCACTCCGTACGAGCACCGGCCGCCGCAGATCTAG